The sequence below is a genomic window from Nevskiales bacterium.
CGAACCTGCACACCAAGCGTTTCTGGGTGCAGAGTGAGAACCGCTTCGTGCGCCTGCGTGTGTCCTCGCAGGGCATGCGCATCATCGACAAGAAGGGCATCGAGGCAGTGCTGACCGACATCCGCGCCCGCGGCGAACGGGTCTGAGGGGTACGCCATGCGCGACAAGATCAAGCTCGTTTCCACTGCCGATACCGGTTTCTACTACACCACCGACAAGAACAAGAAGAACACGCCGGACAAGCTGGAGAAGAAGAAGTACGACCCGGTCGTGCGCAAGCACGTGGTGTTCAAGGAAGCGAAGATCAAGTGACCCTTGCCCTCGGGCAAGGGTCATCCCGTGCAAGCCCGCAGGGCGGACACGGGATCCAGAACGAAAAAGCCGCCCATGGGCGGCTTTTTCGTTGGTGCACTGCGGCCGATTATTTCTCCACGAACGCCCGCTCGATCACGTAATCGCCGGGCACACCCTGGTGCGCGGAGATCTCGAAGCCGCGCGCGTCCAGCAGTGCGCAGGTGTCCTTGAGCATGGACGGGCTGCCGCACAGCATGGCGCGGTCCTCGGCCGGGTCGAGCGGCGGCAGGCCGGTATCCTCGAAGAACTTGCCGGTCTCGATCAGGTCGGTGAGCCGTCCCATGTAGCGGAACGGTTCCCGCGTCACCGTCGGGTAGTAGATCAGCTGCGCGCGGATCATGTCACCGAGGAATTCGTGCTGCGGCAAGTGTTCGCTGATGAAG
It includes:
- the rpmB gene encoding 50S ribosomal protein L28, yielding MSRVCQVTGKKPMTGHNVSHANNKTHRRFLPNLHTKRFWVQSENRFVRLRVSSQGMRIIDKKGIEAVLTDIRARGERV
- the rpmG gene encoding 50S ribosomal protein L33, with protein sequence MRDKIKLVSTADTGFYYTTDKNKKNTPDKLEKKKYDPVVRKHVVFKEAKIK